The Meriones unguiculatus strain TT.TT164.6M chromosome 1, Bangor_MerUng_6.1, whole genome shotgun sequence genome has a segment encoding these proteins:
- the Rtn3 gene encoding reticulon-3 isoform X2, whose amino-acid sequence MAESSAATQSPSVSSSSSGAEPSALGGGGSPGGCPALGAKSCGSSCADSFVSSSSSQPVSIFSTSQGLNSLCSDEPPSEIMASSFLSSSEIHNPDLTTLLGEKSKILGSQLVVAKEGKDLLVLLDKERLDKPQETNKDGVDASVSLTADIPCNRPSIPDSFPEKPAFLSKETGPAEDCIAKDQEPKNPNKAPSGEDRSSLDLGQSKAERMCTYSLSPSELPGASVEKDSPESPFEVIIDKATFDREFKDLYKENTNDLCGWAAHGDRESPADLLEMNDKVFPLRNKEAGRYPASALLSRQFSHTTAALEEVSRCVSDMHNFTNEILTWDLVPQAKQQADKSSSCTTKSTGLDRNEHRSEIPVINLKMNTHQKMPICSLNGSTPVTKSTGDGAEVFTEGKPVRDYLSSTEEASSRGVPGSSQPPPELPGSVPEKWVSGSGVATVEVALPDQRDAWPNSMLGEVTEIDSSGESDDTVIEDITANPSSENSKGLPEKPDSLPSATTKTSEGGIKETPSCETLRSEMSENFEEPSSALKLHQAQPENTTKRTSVEGEKVCVQVPDTLNAVVPEKPAVTDSSKVPSAAPPSVVSETGLSLAVAASAKLESLPGKYFEDTVGSSPEHLMAGLKGAREKGIEDKEEGGSLEAMLEKIADFKNTLPMELLHESELGGLETKDMKSKYSEHSRETNGGAPMVPSDLEQEQLTIKAIKELGERQAEQMQAEGTSAEGKIKQAFAPQSWPQGSPNILEHIDVKTGSDLGISKKLTVIKDTRIDPISGKTEMVNKHALARLLSDFPVRDLIFWRDVKKTGFVFGTTLVMLLSLAAFSVISVVSYLILALLSVTISFRVYKSVIQAVQKSEEGHPFKAYLDVDITLSSEAFHNYMNAAMVHVNRALKLIIRLFLVEDLVDSLKLAVFMWLMTYVGAVFNGITLLILAELLVFSVPIVYEKYKTQIDHYVGIARDQTKSIVEKIQAKLPGLAKKKAE is encoded by the exons attcctttgtttcttcctcttcctctcagcCTGTATCTATATTTTCGACCTCACAAG GATTGAACTCTCTTTGCTCTGATGAGCCACCTTCAGAAATtatggcttcttcctttctttcatcttcTGAAATACATAACCCTGACCTTACAACACTGCTtggagaaaaaagtaaaatattaggCAGCCAGCTTGTTGTAGCtaaagaaggaaaagacctcTTGGTTCTTCTAGATAAGGAAAGGCTGGACAAGCCTCAGGAAACCAACAAGGACGGAGTAGACGCTTCAGTTTCTCTTACAGCTGACATTCCTTGCAACCGCCCTTCCATTCCAGACAGTTTCCCAGAGAAGCCTGCTTTTCTCTCAAAGGAAACTGGTCCAGCAGAAGATTGTATAGCTAAAGACCAAGAACCCAAGAACCCAAACAAGGCTCCAagtggagaggacagaagttcaTTGGATCTTGGGCAGTCTAAGGCAGAACGCATGTGTACATATTCCTTGTCCCCATCTGAACTTCCAGGAGCTAGTGTAGAAAAAGATTCTCCTGAGTCACCATTTGAAGTAATTATTGACAAAGCAACATTTGACAGAGAATTTAAAGATTTGTATAAGGAAAATACAAATGATTTGTGTGGCTGGGCAGCTCATGGTGATAGAGAATCCCCTGCAGATTTGTTGGAAATGAATGACAAAGTGTTTCCACTAAGAAATAAAGAGGCAGGGCGTTACCCAGCCTCTGCACTTCTCAGTAGACAGTTTTCACACACTACGGCAGCACTGGAAGAGGTGTCTAGATGTGTGAGTGATATGCATAACTTTACTAATGAAATACTGACTTGGGACTTAGTTCCCCAAGCAAAACAACAAGCTGATAAATCATCTTCTTGCACAACAAAAAGTACAGGACTAGACAGGAATGAACATCGCTCAGAAATTCCAGTTATAAATCTTAAAATGAACACCCATCAGAAAATGCCTATATGTTCTCTTAATGGGAGCACTCCTGTCACGAAATCCACAGGTGATGGGGCAGAAGTGTTTACAGAAGGAAAACCTGTAAGAGACTATCTTAGTTCCACAGAAGAAGCCAGCAGTAGAGGTGTGCCAGGCAGTTCCCAGCCTCCTCCAGAGCTGCCTGGCTCTGTGCCTGAGAAATGGGTCTCAGGCTCTGGAGTAGCCACAGTAGAAGTGGCTTTACCTGATCAGAGGGATGCCTGGCCTAACTCCATGCTGGGGGAAGTCACAGAAATTGATAGTTCTGGGGAGTCTGATGACACAGTCATAGAAGACATCACAGCAAACCCGTCATCTGAGAACAGCAAAGGTTTACCTGAAAAACCTGactccctcccaagtgctactACAAAAACAAGTGAAGGAGGAATCAAAGAGACTCCCAGTTGTGAAACTTTGAGGAGTGAAATGAGTGAAAACTTTGAGGAGCCAAGCAGTGCTTTGAAGCTGCATCAGGCCCAGCCAGAAAATACTACTAAGAGAACAAGTGTAGAAGGTGAGAAGGTGTGTGTACAAGTACCTGATACTCTGAATGCAGTTGTACCTGAAAAGCCTGCTGTGACTGACAGCTCCAAAGTTCCCTCAGCAGCACCTCCAAGTGTTGTTAGTGAGACAGGATTGTCATTAGCTGTGGCAGCTTCTGCCAAGTTGGAATCTTTGCCtggaaaatattttgaagataCCGTTGGTTCCTCCCCAGAGCACTTGATGGCTGGCCTCAAAGGAGCCAGGGAAAAGGGGATAGAAGATAAGGAGGAAGGTGGAAGCTTGGAAGCAATGTTAGAGAAGATAGcagattttaaaaacactttGCCTATGGAACTCTTGCATGAAAGTGAGCTAGGCGGTTTAGAAACTAAAGACATGAAAAGCAAAtacagtgaacacagcagagaAACAAATGGAGGTGCCCCCATGGTGCCTTCCGACTTAGAGCAAGAGCAGCTCACCATCAAGGCCATTAAAGAATTAGGggaaaggcaggctgagcaaatgCAGGCTGAAGGAACATCTGCTGAAGGAAAAATCAAGCAAGCCTTTGCTCCACAGTCTTGGCCACAGGGTTCACCTAACATCCTAGAACACATAGATGTCAAGACTGGATCTGATCTTGGGATTTCCAAAAAGCTTACTGTCATCAAAGACACTAGAATAGATCCTATATCCGGCAAGACTGAAATGGTTAACAAGCATGCCCTAGCAAGACTTCTAAGTGACTTCCCAG TGCGTGATCTGATTTTCTGGAGAGATGTGAAGAAGACTGGGTTTGTCTTTGGCACCACGCTGGTCATGCTACTCTCTCTAGCAGCTTTCAGTGTTATCAGTGTGGTCTCTTACCTCATTCTGGCACTTCTCTCTGTCACCATCAGCTTCAGAGTCTACAAGTCTGTCATTCAAGCTGTGCAGAAGTCTGAAGAAGGCCATCCATTCAA GGCTTACCTGGATGTGGACATTACACTGTCCTCAGAAGCGTTCCACAATTACATGAATGCTGCCATGGTGCATGTCAACAGAGCCCTCAAACTCATTATTCGCCTCTTTCTGGTAGAAGACCTGGTTGACTCTTTGAAG CTGGCTGTCTTCATGTGGCTGATGACCTACGTTGGTGCTGTTTTTAATGGAATCACCCTTTTGATTCTTG CCGAGCTGCTGGTTTTCAGCGTCCCAATTGTCTATGAGAAGTATAAG ACGCAGATTGACCACTATGTTGGGATTGCCCGGGATCAGACCAAGTCGATTGTTGAAAA GATCCAAGCAAAGCTTCCTGGACTCGCCAAAAAGAAGGCAGAATAA
- the Rtn3 gene encoding reticulon-3 isoform X1: protein MAESSAATQSPSVSSSSSGAEPSALGGGGSPGGCPALGAKSCGSSCADSFVSSSSSQPVSIFSTSQAGLNSLCSDEPPSEIMASSFLSSSEIHNPDLTTLLGEKSKILGSQLVVAKEGKDLLVLLDKERLDKPQETNKDGVDASVSLTADIPCNRPSIPDSFPEKPAFLSKETGPAEDCIAKDQEPKNPNKAPSGEDRSSLDLGQSKAERMCTYSLSPSELPGASVEKDSPESPFEVIIDKATFDREFKDLYKENTNDLCGWAAHGDRESPADLLEMNDKVFPLRNKEAGRYPASALLSRQFSHTTAALEEVSRCVSDMHNFTNEILTWDLVPQAKQQADKSSSCTTKSTGLDRNEHRSEIPVINLKMNTHQKMPICSLNGSTPVTKSTGDGAEVFTEGKPVRDYLSSTEEASSRGVPGSSQPPPELPGSVPEKWVSGSGVATVEVALPDQRDAWPNSMLGEVTEIDSSGESDDTVIEDITANPSSENSKGLPEKPDSLPSATTKTSEGGIKETPSCETLRSEMSENFEEPSSALKLHQAQPENTTKRTSVEGEKVCVQVPDTLNAVVPEKPAVTDSSKVPSAAPPSVVSETGLSLAVAASAKLESLPGKYFEDTVGSSPEHLMAGLKGAREKGIEDKEEGGSLEAMLEKIADFKNTLPMELLHESELGGLETKDMKSKYSEHSRETNGGAPMVPSDLEQEQLTIKAIKELGERQAEQMQAEGTSAEGKIKQAFAPQSWPQGSPNILEHIDVKTGSDLGISKKLTVIKDTRIDPISGKTEMVNKHALARLLSDFPVRDLIFWRDVKKTGFVFGTTLVMLLSLAAFSVISVVSYLILALLSVTISFRVYKSVIQAVQKSEEGHPFKAYLDVDITLSSEAFHNYMNAAMVHVNRALKLIIRLFLVEDLVDSLKLAVFMWLMTYVGAVFNGITLLILAELLVFSVPIVYEKYKTQIDHYVGIARDQTKSIVEKIQAKLPGLAKKKAE from the exons attcctttgtttcttcctcttcctctcagcCTGTATCTATATTTTCGACCTCACAAG CAGGATTGAACTCTCTTTGCTCTGATGAGCCACCTTCAGAAATtatggcttcttcctttctttcatcttcTGAAATACATAACCCTGACCTTACAACACTGCTtggagaaaaaagtaaaatattaggCAGCCAGCTTGTTGTAGCtaaagaaggaaaagacctcTTGGTTCTTCTAGATAAGGAAAGGCTGGACAAGCCTCAGGAAACCAACAAGGACGGAGTAGACGCTTCAGTTTCTCTTACAGCTGACATTCCTTGCAACCGCCCTTCCATTCCAGACAGTTTCCCAGAGAAGCCTGCTTTTCTCTCAAAGGAAACTGGTCCAGCAGAAGATTGTATAGCTAAAGACCAAGAACCCAAGAACCCAAACAAGGCTCCAagtggagaggacagaagttcaTTGGATCTTGGGCAGTCTAAGGCAGAACGCATGTGTACATATTCCTTGTCCCCATCTGAACTTCCAGGAGCTAGTGTAGAAAAAGATTCTCCTGAGTCACCATTTGAAGTAATTATTGACAAAGCAACATTTGACAGAGAATTTAAAGATTTGTATAAGGAAAATACAAATGATTTGTGTGGCTGGGCAGCTCATGGTGATAGAGAATCCCCTGCAGATTTGTTGGAAATGAATGACAAAGTGTTTCCACTAAGAAATAAAGAGGCAGGGCGTTACCCAGCCTCTGCACTTCTCAGTAGACAGTTTTCACACACTACGGCAGCACTGGAAGAGGTGTCTAGATGTGTGAGTGATATGCATAACTTTACTAATGAAATACTGACTTGGGACTTAGTTCCCCAAGCAAAACAACAAGCTGATAAATCATCTTCTTGCACAACAAAAAGTACAGGACTAGACAGGAATGAACATCGCTCAGAAATTCCAGTTATAAATCTTAAAATGAACACCCATCAGAAAATGCCTATATGTTCTCTTAATGGGAGCACTCCTGTCACGAAATCCACAGGTGATGGGGCAGAAGTGTTTACAGAAGGAAAACCTGTAAGAGACTATCTTAGTTCCACAGAAGAAGCCAGCAGTAGAGGTGTGCCAGGCAGTTCCCAGCCTCCTCCAGAGCTGCCTGGCTCTGTGCCTGAGAAATGGGTCTCAGGCTCTGGAGTAGCCACAGTAGAAGTGGCTTTACCTGATCAGAGGGATGCCTGGCCTAACTCCATGCTGGGGGAAGTCACAGAAATTGATAGTTCTGGGGAGTCTGATGACACAGTCATAGAAGACATCACAGCAAACCCGTCATCTGAGAACAGCAAAGGTTTACCTGAAAAACCTGactccctcccaagtgctactACAAAAACAAGTGAAGGAGGAATCAAAGAGACTCCCAGTTGTGAAACTTTGAGGAGTGAAATGAGTGAAAACTTTGAGGAGCCAAGCAGTGCTTTGAAGCTGCATCAGGCCCAGCCAGAAAATACTACTAAGAGAACAAGTGTAGAAGGTGAGAAGGTGTGTGTACAAGTACCTGATACTCTGAATGCAGTTGTACCTGAAAAGCCTGCTGTGACTGACAGCTCCAAAGTTCCCTCAGCAGCACCTCCAAGTGTTGTTAGTGAGACAGGATTGTCATTAGCTGTGGCAGCTTCTGCCAAGTTGGAATCTTTGCCtggaaaatattttgaagataCCGTTGGTTCCTCCCCAGAGCACTTGATGGCTGGCCTCAAAGGAGCCAGGGAAAAGGGGATAGAAGATAAGGAGGAAGGTGGAAGCTTGGAAGCAATGTTAGAGAAGATAGcagattttaaaaacactttGCCTATGGAACTCTTGCATGAAAGTGAGCTAGGCGGTTTAGAAACTAAAGACATGAAAAGCAAAtacagtgaacacagcagagaAACAAATGGAGGTGCCCCCATGGTGCCTTCCGACTTAGAGCAAGAGCAGCTCACCATCAAGGCCATTAAAGAATTAGGggaaaggcaggctgagcaaatgCAGGCTGAAGGAACATCTGCTGAAGGAAAAATCAAGCAAGCCTTTGCTCCACAGTCTTGGCCACAGGGTTCACCTAACATCCTAGAACACATAGATGTCAAGACTGGATCTGATCTTGGGATTTCCAAAAAGCTTACTGTCATCAAAGACACTAGAATAGATCCTATATCCGGCAAGACTGAAATGGTTAACAAGCATGCCCTAGCAAGACTTCTAAGTGACTTCCCAG TGCGTGATCTGATTTTCTGGAGAGATGTGAAGAAGACTGGGTTTGTCTTTGGCACCACGCTGGTCATGCTACTCTCTCTAGCAGCTTTCAGTGTTATCAGTGTGGTCTCTTACCTCATTCTGGCACTTCTCTCTGTCACCATCAGCTTCAGAGTCTACAAGTCTGTCATTCAAGCTGTGCAGAAGTCTGAAGAAGGCCATCCATTCAA GGCTTACCTGGATGTGGACATTACACTGTCCTCAGAAGCGTTCCACAATTACATGAATGCTGCCATGGTGCATGTCAACAGAGCCCTCAAACTCATTATTCGCCTCTTTCTGGTAGAAGACCTGGTTGACTCTTTGAAG CTGGCTGTCTTCATGTGGCTGATGACCTACGTTGGTGCTGTTTTTAATGGAATCACCCTTTTGATTCTTG CCGAGCTGCTGGTTTTCAGCGTCCCAATTGTCTATGAGAAGTATAAG ACGCAGATTGACCACTATGTTGGGATTGCCCGGGATCAGACCAAGTCGATTGTTGAAAA GATCCAAGCAAAGCTTCCTGGACTCGCCAAAAAGAAGGCAGAATAA